The DNA segment AGGAGCGCCTCCAGCCGCCCCTGGGAGATCTCCGCCTGATAAGGTGTGTAAGCTGTATACCAAGCAGGATTTTCCAGAATGTTTCTCCGGATCACCGGCGGCGTGGTAGAATTATAGTAGCCCTGACCAATGTAGCATTTTCCTGGACGGTTTTCCCTAGCAATTTGAGCCAATAATTCCAATACCTCGGTCTCTGATAGGGGGCTTGGATCAGTAAGTTTGTTTTTCCATCGGATGGATTGAGGTAAAACTTGTTCAATAAATTTTTCTCTATTCTCAAATCCCAGTACCGCCAGCATTTCAGCTGCTTCGTTATTACTGGAGCCTAGATGTCTTGTTTGGAAAGTTGTCATACTGTAATCAATAAATCATTTTAAGATATTACCAGGAAAGCTGCCGACAGAAAATTAACAACGAAATCGCCGATACTGGACTAATTAATAAACTATCGATCCAAATTGTTTGCTGGTTGGTTAAGATAAATAATGTTCTGACTCCCTGAGTTTGCAGTAACAATGTCTGGGTAGTTATCCCCATTAAGATCTCCTACGGACACCCCATAGGTTACATTTTCAATTGAGCCGAATTCATATTGATTAAAGTTTGTTCCATTACTCAAAAAATAGTGATTTATTCCCCCTGCATTACCAACCACAATATCAATGTCACCATCTAGGTCAAGGTCGCCCAAGTCTATAGAATAGGTCGCATCTAATTCACTCCCAAAACTTCGGGATTTCAAAAATTCTCCTTTCGAATTGCCGTAATAGACAACATTCTTCTGTCCAATATTTGCGGTTACAATATCCATATGCCCATCCCCATTCATGTCACTGATTGCCAAATCCCGTGTTTCATCTTTACCTGTTCCATATGTTCCATGATTAATAAACTTAGGACCAAAATATATTTTATTGGGCTGGGCGTTTCGGTTAGCCAGGATCAAATCTTGGTGGCCATCCCTATTCATGTCTGCCGAAGCAATAGCAATAGTCGCTTCATCAGCCAACCCAAAAGGTTGTGAAGAACTAAACTCTCCTTTCCTATTGTTCAAATAGATGAAATTTTGAGAGCGGCGGTTCGCTACAGCTATATCAACAAAATTGTCACTGTTCAAATCTGCCAGGCATAAACCTCGTGTATTTGATTCAGAATATCCAAAATAGTGATCAAACACCATGTGCCCTTTACCGTCATTCTTGAAAACCATGTTCTGAATGCGATCATTGCCCACCACCACATCCAAATCACCATCATTGTCCAGATCGGCGATTGGTACTACATAAGTGGTGTTTAATTCCTCACCCAGTCGAACGGCTCTACGAAAAAAACCCCGGCCGGTGTTATAGAAAATATAGTTTTGTTCGGCCCAGTGCCGCCCGTTCCCGATTAAAATGTCCAGATCACCGTCCCCATCCAAATCGCCAACAGTCGCAGATGCTGTTAAACTTTCATCAGTTCCCAAGTAGCCATATAGATGAGGTTTAAAGACTCTCGTCTGTGCTGGTAAAAGATTATAACCCAAACAAAAGAAAAAAAATAACCTTAAGACCAATCCTACAACCGTTCCGGTTATCTTAATAGTGTGCCTATGCATAATTCCGTTTATTCAATCACCAATTGAGATAGATGGTTGAGAAGATAGCAGCTCTATGGCCAGGCAGAAATTTGAACCTGTCTATATTGGAGATAAATAGAAAGTCTTGTGGTTATTGATTTTAATTATTTTTTACAATAGTACCATTCACCATCACAAAATTTACGGATCTAAATTTTTTAATATCGTCATCCGGATTTCCATCAACAGCAATAATATCAGCAAAATAGCCTTCTTTTATCTGACCTAGCTCGTGGTTTTTTCGAAGCAACTTGGCACCCATTACTGTGGCAGAATGGATCACATCCATGGGTGACATTCCATACTCGACCATGAGTTCCATTTCGCGCCAACCTTCTCCATGAGGCATGGAACCAATATCCGTACCAAATGCAATTTTTACTCCCTTATCCATGGCAAGCTTAAAGGATTTTTTATGTTCGGCTACAATACGATTATGAAATCGAATATCCGCTTCACTTGCGTCTTCATCTGGGAAATAAACAGTCATAGTCGGGCACCAAAATGTTCCGTTTTGGACCATAAGTTCCACTGTTTTGTCATCCAGAAACAATCCGTGCTCAAGACTGTGAACGCCACCTTTTACAGCATGATATGCGCCGGTACCACCATAGGCGTGGGCGGCCACATCCATATTCCACCTGCGCGCTTCATTCACCATAATCTCAACTTCTTCTGTGCTTAGCTGAGATAGGGGTTCCAAGGTTTCTCGATTGATATGCCTCAATGTCCCTGTGGCATATATTTTTATAAAGTCCACTCCAGATTTACGCTGATCACGAATCGCAGCGACCATATCATCAGAATTATCGGCAATGATGGCTAACTGTTCGACTTTCTTATCTATAGATGGTCGCAAACCGGTAAGATTCATGTGCCCGCCGGTGATGCTGATGGCCCAGCCAGATACAAATATCCGGGGCCCAACAAACATACCTTCGTTAATTGCATCACGGACAGCGATGTCCGCCATATCTGCACCCTCATTATCAACATCTCTTATCGTAGTAAAACCTGAATTCAGTATTCGTTTAGCCGCTTTATAGGCTTCCATGGTGCGGTAAGTATTTGTTTTATAAAGAACTGGTGGATTACTACTATAATCAGGGGTTAAGCAGATGTGTGTGTGACCATCAATTAGTCCTGGCAACACTGTCTTGTCGCTCAAATCAATAACGGTGGCTGAATTAGATTTTAGTGTTTTCCCGACTTTGATAATCCGGTTTCCCTCCACCAGAATATCTACATTTTTTTTGCTCGATTTCTTGTGTGTATCAATGAGCCGACCAGCACGGATCAAGGTTTGCTGTGCCTGAATAGGAAAAACAGACACCAACAAACAAAGAATGAAGCCAATTGTTTTTAGTTTTTTCATGGTTACGCTTCTTATTATAGGATTCATTAGTATAGTACCCAATTATGCATGTGTATTATTGAAATGTAATTTCCCCTAAGAATTATATTTTGATCTACTTGCTATTATTGTGATACAACCACTTTGTTCCGGAGAACTCCAACACCTTCCAATTCAATTTCTACAATGTCATTAGGTTTCATCGGTTTTGTTGATCCAGGCGTTCCTGTAAAAATGAGATCCCCTGGGTGGAGGGTAACGTAACGGCTGATGTAACTAACAATTGTTTCAACATTGTAAACCAGGTCTTTCGTGCGCTCTGACTGCCGTAAGTCACCGTTTAAGCGTGTTTGGAGCAGTAGGTCATTATAATTTAATCCTGTGACAATTGCAGGCCCTACTGGACCAAATGTATCTGAAGCTTTTGCTCTCAACCACTGCAAATCAGCTTGTTGCCACTTCCGCTCGCTCACGTCGTTCCCAGCTGTGACGCCAAATATGTAGTTAGGTGCTTCAGACACAGAAATATTTTTCGCTTTCTTTCCAATCACAATTACCAGTTCACCTTCATAATGCAAGTCTGTGGCGTCTGAAGGCATTATAATGCTTTCTTCATGCCCAATGATTGAGGAAGGGTACTTGGCAAAAAGACCGGGATACTCAGGTACTGGCCTGTTACCAATATGGCTGCGATAGTTTAGGCCCACAGCGATGACCTTTGACGGTTTACAGGGTGCTAGAAGGTGAACTTCGGAGAGTTTTAGGGTTTTTCCACTAGGAGTCGACGCAGAGAAAATATCCCCGTCCAACTCTCGTACAGTTTCTCCTTCCAGGATTCCGTAGGATTCTTGACCTTGATATGTATATCGAACGTACTTAGTAGTTTCGGATCCGAGT comes from the Candidatus Neomarinimicrobiota bacterium genome and includes:
- a CDS encoding amidohydrolase family protein; protein product: MNPIIRSVTMKKLKTIGFILCLLVSVFPIQAQQTLIRAGRLIDTHKKSSKKNVDILVEGNRIIKVGKTLKSNSATVIDLSDKTVLPGLIDGHTHICLTPDYSSNPPVLYKTNTYRTMEAYKAAKRILNSGFTTIRDVDNEGADMADIAVRDAINEGMFVGPRIFVSGWAISITGGHMNLTGLRPSIDKKVEQLAIIADNSDDMVAAIRDQRKSGVDFIKIYATGTLRHINRETLEPLSQLSTEEVEIMVNEARRWNMDVAAHAYGGTGAYHAVKGGVHSLEHGLFLDDKTVELMVQNGTFWCPTMTVYFPDEDASEADIRFHNRIVAEHKKSFKLAMDKGVKIAFGTDIGSMPHGEGWREMELMVEYGMSPMDVIHSATVMGAKLLRKNHELGQIKEGYFADIIAVDGNPDDDIKKFRSVNFVMVNGTIVKNN
- a CDS encoding FAA hydrolase family protein — encoded protein: MNKKRLFITLLIAISSALLGSETTKYVRYTYQGQESYGILEGETVRELDGDIFSASTPSGKTLKLSEVHLLAPCKPSKVIAVGLNYRSHIGNRPVPEYPGLFAKYPSSIIGHEESIIMPSDATDLHYEGELVIVIGKKAKNISVSEAPNYIFGVTAGNDVSERKWQQADLQWLRAKASDTFGPVGPAIVTGLNYNDLLLQTRLNGDLRQSERTKDLVYNVETIVSYISRYVTLHPGDLIFTGTPGSTKPMKPNDIVEIELEGVGVLRNKVVVSQ
- a CDS encoding VCBS repeat-containing protein; translation: MHRHTIKITGTVVGLVLRLFFFFCLGYNLLPAQTRVFKPHLYGYLGTDESLTASATVGDLDGDGDLDILIGNGRHWAEQNYIFYNTGRGFFRRAVRLGEELNTTYVVPIADLDNDGDLDVVVGNDRIQNMVFKNDGKGHMVFDHYFGYSESNTRGLCLADLNSDNFVDIAVANRRSQNFIYLNNRKGEFSSSQPFGLADEATIAIASADMNRDGHQDLILANRNAQPNKIYFGPKFINHGTYGTGKDETRDLAISDMNGDGHMDIVTANIGQKNVVYYGNSKGEFLKSRSFGSELDATYSIDLGDLDLDGDIDIVVGNAGGINHYFLSNGTNFNQYEFGSIENVTYGVSVGDLNGDNYPDIVTANSGSQNIIYLNQPANNLDR